One Pyrus communis chromosome 13, drPyrComm1.1, whole genome shotgun sequence genomic window carries:
- the LOC137712515 gene encoding rhodanese-like domain-containing protein 11, chloroplastic, translated as MEALGFPSLNTLSILCSSSQKRKATKPPCQRTHFSSISPPSSLKLTPSYRSYHFQRSATRMQGDSEDYELKQMRDMAAAKKRWEALAWVKGSIWIPLIDVGQLGLPQKSAKLRSFGFYGTNGSQKSRLHCSGSVGPGGPGFAG; from the exons ATGGAAGCTCTGGGATTTCCTTCTCTCAACACCCTCAGCATTTTGTGCTCAAGTTCTCAGAAACGAAAAGCCACCAAACCACCATGTCAAAGAACACATTTTTCAAGCATTTCACCTCCCTCTTCCCTAAAACTCACACCCTCTTACAGAAGTTACCATTTT CAGAGGAGTGCCACTCGTATGCAGGGTGACAGTGAAGATTACGAGTTGAAGCAAATGAGGGATATGGCTGCTGCCAAAAAGAGATGGGAAGCTCTG GCATGGGTTAAAGGCTCGATCTGGATTCCATTAATTGATGTCGGTCAACTTGGGCTACCCCAAAAATCTGctaag CTCAGAAGCTTCGGATTTTATGGAACAAATGGGTCTCAGAAAAGCAGATTACACTGCAGTGGCAGCGTAGGACCTGGTGGGCCCGGATTTG CCGGTTGA